The Mytilus galloprovincialis chromosome 2, xbMytGall1.hap1.1, whole genome shotgun sequence genome has a window encoding:
- the LOC143064892 gene encoding uncharacterized protein LOC143064892, producing the protein MDAHTSTTLEALERTAAWVQQVQNRVEEMKNSPSSSALESTVEEMNIVDEDDVKMEPCEKDDNSLTDHHDEALKMAQTFPPYIPKGKNGKAINYSHIDVKQTVKDFKEALEKFGISQRFACTHIMENTSQGNLSFLLDKGKNKLWSEISPRGRIPYIRMRRWLDSPEEQKATMDLLHKSKDYKKGTRISGDTVLTKREKFSVFQLLVLCRVFEEDNNPSLSTRALLADKLEAPLERITIWFQNQRARGFPAKKFLKESNMGKDPVDIQSFSGLSPKKDHGMRKSNTPLSNGPSSSNSNSQLTPQQVESNKQSVPLSQEHEAHIQSCISSVLGSSIGQNLPTTSSSQMSTAQMPTFPFPLQLLSMAQQPVKSEQSALSLAMTTGQTYSPFLGFPPSIFTSAQTNVPQNTVTDADALNLMRTCRPMTIKQEPRDPSPFPGNSD; encoded by the exons ATGGATGCTCACACATCGACCACATTAGAAGCTTTAGAAAGAACAGCAGCTTGGGTACAGCAAGTTCAGAATAGAGTCgaggaaatgaaaaattcaccGAGCAGCTCTGCCCTG GAGAGTACAGTGGAGGAAATGAACATTGTTGATGAGGATGATGTTAAAATGGAACCATGTGAAAAAGATGATAATAGTTTGACTGACCATCATGATGAAGCTCTCAAGATGGCACAAACTTTTCCTCCTTATATACCAAAGGGCAAAAATGGAAAAGCCATTAATTAT tcTCACATTGATGTCAAACAGACTGTTAAAGACTTTAAAGAAGCTTTGGAAAAGTTTGGTATTTCACAAAGGTTTGCCTGTACACATATCATGGAAAACACAAGTCAAGGCAATCTCAGTTTCTTGTTGGATAAAGGAAAGAATAAACTTTGGTCAGAGATCAGCCCGAGGGGAAGAATACCTTACATTAGAATGAGACGTTGGTTGGATAGCCCAGAGGAACAAAAAGCCACAATGGATTTATTACACAAGTCAAAAG aTTACAAGAAAGGAACTAGAATTAGTGGTGATACTGTATTGACAAAGAGAGAGAAGTTTTCTGTGTTTCAATTATTAGTGCTATGTAGAGTGTTTGAGGAAGATAATAATCCTAGTCTATCAACACGAGCTCTCCTTGCAGATAAACTAGAAGCTCCATTAGAGCGCATAACAATCTGGTTCCAAAACCAACGTGCAAGAGGTTTTCCAGCTAAAAAATTTCTAAAGGAGTCTAATATGGGTAAAGATCCTGTTGATATTCAGTCATTTTCAGGGTTGTCTCCCAAAAAAGACCATGGAATGAGAAAGTCAAACACACCCTTATCTAATGGACCGTCAAGTAGTAATTCAAATTCACAGTTAACACCTCAGCAAGTGGAATCAAACAAACAATCAGTTCCTCTATCCCAGGAACATGAGGCACATATACAATCATGTATCAGTTCTGTTTTAGGATCATCAATTGGTCAGAACTTGCCTACTACGTCAAGTTCTCAAATGAGCACTGCCCAGATGCCAACGTTTCCATTTCCGCTTCAACTTTTAAGTATGGCACAACAGCCAGTCAAATCTGAACAGTCAGCATTATCATTAGCAATGACAACAGGACAAACTTATTCACCTTTCTTGGGATTTCCTCCGAGTATTTTTACATCAGCACAAACAAATGTTCCACAAAATACAGTTACCGATGCtgatgctttgaacttaatgagaACGTGTCGTCCAATGACTATCAAACAGGAACCCCGTGACCCATCACCTTTTCCTGGAAATTCAGACTGA